Proteins encoded in a region of the Acipenser ruthenus chromosome 43, fAciRut3.2 maternal haplotype, whole genome shotgun sequence genome:
- the LOC131709370 gene encoding zinc finger protein 501-like: MESVYIKQEEVLELVPVCIKQEMPELEPVHIKEETELEPVHMKEETELEPVHIKEETELEPVHIKEETELEPVHIKEETELEPVHMKEEETELEPVHIKEEETELEPVHMKEEETELEPVHIKEETELEPVHIKEKETELEPVHIKEEDTELEPVHIKEDTELEPVHIKEESIDFKDSEHISRSEIPHQCSECGKSISQLGNLKRHQRIHTGEKPYQCTECGESFSRLGNLKTHLRIHTGEKPYQCTECGESFRVSGHLKIHQRIHTKQKPYCCTECGKSFSQSGSLKTHTQIHTGQKPYQCAECGESFRVSGHLKIHQRIHTGEKLHCCTECGKSFTRSGNLKTHTRIHTGEKPYPCTQCGKSFSRLGDLKKHQQIHTGEKPYHCTECGQYFSRLGSLKRHQRIHTGEKPYHCTDCGSSFRQLGNLKKHQRIHTGASHPSPPPSPSPLHPACLSVWRAD; encoded by the coding sequence ATggagtctgtttacattaaacaggaggaaGTTCTGGAATTGGTACCTGTCTGtattaaacaggagatgcctgaactggagcctgtccacattaaagaagagactgaactggagcctgtccacatgaaagaagagactgaactggagcctgtccacattaaagaagagactgaactggagcctgtccacattaaagaagagactgaactggagcctgtccacattaaagaagagactgaactggagcctgtccacatgaaagaagaagagactgaactggagcctgtccacattaaagaagaagagactgaactggagcctgtccacatgaaagaagaggagactgaactggagcctgtccacattaaagaagaaactgaactggagcctgtccacattaaagaaaaagagactgaactggagcctgtccacattaaagaagaagacactgaactggagcctgtccacattaaagaagacactgaactggagcctgtccacattaaagaggaatcAATTGACTTTAAGGATTCAGAACACATATCCCGGTCAGAGATACCACATCAATgttctgaatgtgggaagagcatcagtcagttaggaaacctaaaaagacaccagcgaattcacactggagagaagccatatcaatgtactgaatgtggggagagttTTAGTcggttaggaaacctaaaaacacacctgcgaattcacactggagagaagccatatcaatgtactgaatgtggggagagttTCAGAGTATCGGGACACCTAAAAATACACCAACGAATTCATACAAAACAGAAGCCGTATtgctgtactgaatgtggaaagagcttcagtcagtcaggaagcctaaaaacacacacacaaattcataCAGGACAGAAGCCATATCAATGTGCTGAATGTGGGGAGAGTTTCAGAGTATCGGGACACCTAAAAATACACCaacgaattcatacaggagagaagcTGCATtgctgtactgaatgtggaaagagcttcactcggtcaggaaacctaaaaacacacacacgaattcatacaggagagaagccatatccCTGTACTCAATGTGGGAAAAGCTTCAGTCGGTTAGGAGacctaaaaaaacaccagcaaattcacactggagagaagccgtatcactgtactgaatgtgggcaGTACTTCAGTCGGTTAGGCAgtctaaaaagacaccagcgaattcacactggagagaagccgtatcactgtactgacTGTGGGAGCAGTTTCCGTCAGTTAGGAAACTTAAAgaaacaccagagaattcacactggagccAGCCATCCTTccccccctcccagtccctcacctctccaccctgcttgtttgagtgtgtggagagctgactga